From the genome of Vicia villosa cultivar HV-30 ecotype Madison, WI linkage group LG2, Vvil1.0, whole genome shotgun sequence, one region includes:
- the LOC131649602 gene encoding uncharacterized protein LOC131649602 yields the protein MGKFWGMTCRNCVPTRMRLIDKGVDCAPNCGICGDLNENNNHLFFQCPKSVECWKKVGLWPVLQQLLNHQNSCATVVFSFLQVANKDLLQGWRSAQQIRNNNISQSQSPMDSKWSKPSTGRLKCNIDASFSNNKVGLGACIRDDKGSFIAARTEWFSPITEVAVGEALGLLASINWVHELGYDNEDFEMDAKSVVDSVNSQQSNYTDCGAIIRECKRLLGGCFRNSHVKFTRRQTNEVAHALARAAPHFSSFHNFTNVPTCIQTLITIEMN from the exons atgggcaaattttggggtatgacatgcaGGAACTGTGTGCCAACTAGAATGCGCTTAATAGATAAAGGTGTTGATTGTGCGCCTAATTGTGGTATATGTGGGGATCTGAATGAGAATAATAATCACTTATTCTTCCAGTGCCCGAAGAGTGTAGAGTGCTGGAAAAAAGTGGGTCTTTGGCCGGTGTTGCAACAATTACTGAATCATCAAAATTCTTGTGCTACTGTTGTATTCTCCTTTTTGCAAGTCGCTAATAAAGA CTTGCTTCAAGGATGGAGAAGTGCACAACAAATCAGGAATAACAATATCTCTCAATCTCAAAGTCCTATGGATTCTAAGTGGAGCAAGCCTTCGACTGGTCGTCTCAAATGCAACATTGACGCATCTTTCTCTAATAACAAGGTTGGTTTAGGTGCTTGTATAAGAGATGATAAAGGTTCCTTTATTGCAGCCAGAACCGAGTGGTTTTCTCCCATCACAGAAGTCGCTGTTGGGGAAGCTTTAGGGCTCTTAGCATCGATTAATTGGGTGCACGAGCTTGGTTATGATAATGAGGATTTTGAGATGGATGCCAAAAGCGTAGTGGATAGTGTTAATAGTCAACAATCTAACTATACAGATTGTGGTGCTATTATTCGGGAGTGTAAACGCTTATTAGGTGGTTGTTttaggaactctcatgttaaatTCACTAGAAGACAAACTAATGAAGTTGCTCACGCTTTAGCTCGGGCGGCTCCACATTTTTCTAGTTTCCATAATTTTACTAATGTACCGACATGTATCCAGACCCTCATTACTATTGAAATGAACTAA